Proteins from a single region of Rhodovibrio salinarum DSM 9154:
- a CDS encoding hydantoinase B/oxoprolinase family protein produces MKDDVKSARGIVRGGEKLKQHRDRILEATRENGCYAGLSSCELRERNPIHYNKLFSRLRAGVVEARETAKKIAASPIVEQEGELCFTLYNAAGDCVLTSTGIIIHVGTMGAAIKYMIENGWEENPGVNPGDVFCNNDCLIGNVHPCDIHTIVPIFHQDELIGWVGGVTHVIDTGAVGPGSMTTGQVQRFGDGYQITCRKIGENDELFRDWQHESQRMVRTTRYWMLDERTRLAGCHMIRDLVHDVIAEEGIESYWQFAYEAIEHGRIGLRNRVKAMTIPGKYRQVGFVDVPYSHEDVRVPSDFAKVDSIMHTPSEIEIRADGSWRLDFEGSSRWGWHTYNAHQVSFTSGIWVMMTQTLIPTELINDGAAYGTEFRLPKGTWMNPDDRRVAFAYSWHFLVSSWTALWRGLSRAYFGRGFLEEVNAGNANTSNWLQGGGFNQYDEIHAVNSFESAAEGVGASAVKDGIDHAAAIWNPEGDMGDMEIWELAEPLVYLGRNIKANSGGYGKYRGGCGFESLRMVWNAKDWTMFFMGNGHITSDWGLMGGYPSAAGYRFAAHKTGLKERIQNGDPLPFGGDADPNARRLESLLASTAQIKRDKQAITTEEMFADYDLYLNYLRGGPGFGDPIERDPESVAADLNGGYLLPRFAEQAYGVVVAQDGDGSWYVDAKATEARRAEIRKDRLAKAQPTRAWIKQERERILHKQGADDTVKQMFASSFRLGPRFYQEFKTFWELPEDWQLVEEELDRPSYGAHYAMDISELPDVHPVQLVEE; encoded by the coding sequence ATGAAGGACGATGTGAAGTCCGCGCGCGGAATCGTGCGCGGCGGCGAGAAGCTGAAACAGCACCGCGATCGGATACTCGAGGCGACGCGCGAAAACGGTTGCTACGCGGGCTTGAGTTCCTGCGAGCTGCGCGAACGCAATCCGATCCATTACAACAAGCTGTTCTCGCGGCTGCGTGCCGGCGTCGTCGAAGCGCGTGAGACGGCTAAGAAGATCGCCGCCTCGCCGATCGTCGAGCAGGAGGGTGAGCTGTGCTTCACCCTCTACAACGCTGCCGGCGACTGCGTATTAACGTCCACCGGGATCATCATTCACGTCGGCACCATGGGTGCGGCGATCAAATACATGATCGAGAACGGCTGGGAAGAAAACCCAGGCGTCAATCCGGGCGACGTGTTCTGCAACAACGACTGTCTGATCGGCAACGTCCACCCTTGCGACATTCATACCATCGTGCCGATCTTCCACCAGGACGAGTTGATCGGATGGGTCGGCGGGGTCACGCACGTGATCGATACCGGCGCGGTCGGCCCCGGATCGATGACCACCGGCCAGGTGCAGCGCTTCGGCGACGGGTATCAGATCACCTGCCGCAAGATCGGCGAAAACGACGAGCTGTTCCGCGACTGGCAGCATGAGAGTCAGCGCATGGTCCGGACCACGCGCTATTGGATGCTGGACGAGCGGACCCGGCTGGCCGGCTGCCACATGATCCGGGATCTCGTGCACGACGTGATCGCGGAAGAAGGGATCGAGTCCTACTGGCAGTTCGCCTACGAGGCGATCGAGCACGGACGGATCGGGCTTCGCAACCGGGTTAAGGCGATGACGATTCCCGGCAAGTACCGGCAGGTCGGCTTCGTCGACGTCCCCTACAGCCATGAGGACGTCCGGGTTCCCTCCGACTTCGCCAAGGTCGACAGCATCATGCATACCCCCTCGGAGATCGAGATCCGGGCGGACGGCAGTTGGCGGCTCGATTTCGAGGGCAGCAGCCGCTGGGGCTGGCACACCTACAACGCGCACCAGGTGAGTTTCACGTCGGGCATCTGGGTGATGATGACCCAGACCTTGATCCCGACGGAGCTGATCAACGATGGGGCGGCGTACGGGACCGAGTTCCGGCTGCCCAAAGGCACCTGGATGAACCCGGACGACCGGCGTGTCGCGTTCGCTTACTCTTGGCATTTCCTGGTTTCTTCTTGGACCGCGCTGTGGCGGGGGCTCAGCCGGGCGTACTTCGGCCGCGGCTTCCTGGAGGAAGTCAACGCCGGCAACGCCAACACGTCGAACTGGCTGCAGGGCGGCGGCTTCAATCAGTACGACGAGATTCACGCCGTGAACTCGTTCGAGTCGGCTGCCGAAGGGGTCGGAGCGTCCGCTGTGAAGGATGGCATCGACCATGCGGCCGCGATCTGGAACCCCGAAGGCGACATGGGGGACATGGAGATTTGGGAACTCGCCGAGCCCCTGGTCTACCTCGGGCGCAACATCAAGGCGAACTCTGGCGGTTACGGGAAGTATCGGGGTGGCTGCGGCTTCGAGAGTCTGCGCATGGTCTGGAATGCCAAGGACTGGACCATGTTCTTCATGGGCAATGGTCACATTACCTCGGACTGGGGGCTGATGGGCGGTTATCCATCGGCCGCAGGTTACCGCTTCGCGGCCCACAAGACCGGCCTGAAGGAGCGGATTCAAAACGGAGATCCACTGCCGTTCGGCGGCGACGCCGATCCCAACGCGCGGCGCCTGGAGAGCCTTCTCGCGTCGACCGCGCAGATCAAGCGGGACAAGCAAGCGATCACCACCGAGGAGATGTTCGCGGACTATGACCTGTACCTGAACTACCTCCGGGGCGGACCGGGCTTCGGCGACCCGATCGAACGAGACCCCGAGAGTGTCGCGGCGGATCTGAACGGCGGCTACCTGCTGCCGCGCTTTGCCGAGCAGGCTTACGGGGTCGTCGTCGCGCAGGACGGCGATGGCAGTTGGTACGTCGATGCCAAGGCGACGGAGGCCCGGCGGGCAGAGATCCGCAAGGACCGGCTGGCCAAGGCGCAGCCGACCCGCGCATGGATCAAGCAGGAGCGCGAGCGCATCCTGCACAAGCAGGGGGCGGACGATACAGTGAAGCAGATGTTCGCCTCGTCCTTCCGTCTGGGTCCGCGATTCTACCAGGAATTCAAGACGTTCTGGGAACTGCCCGAGGATTGGCAGCTGGTCGAGGAAGAACTCGATCGTCCGAGTTACGGCGCGCACTACGCGATGGACATCTCGGAACTGCCAGACGTGCACCCGGTCCAGTTGGTCGAAGAGTAG
- a CDS encoding acetone carboxylase subunit gamma, with the protein MSYSRKKIEELIDGTIDPDTLHTMLSAPKDQDRFTKYLEILQERVPWDDPILLPYGPHLYCVQKKETKQWVIRCGCGHEFCDQSENWKLSAVVNVRDTPEEMAELYPDLMAPTSSWQVIREYFCPECGTLHDVEAPTPWYPVIKDFEPDIEAFYRDWLKLQVPERA; encoded by the coding sequence ATGTCTTACAGCCGCAAGAAGATCGAGGAACTGATCGACGGCACGATCGACCCCGACACGCTGCACACCATGCTCTCGGCCCCGAAGGATCAGGACCGGTTCACGAAGTATCTTGAAATCCTGCAGGAACGGGTGCCGTGGGACGATCCGATTCTGCTGCCCTATGGCCCGCACCTCTACTGCGTGCAGAAGAAGGAGACCAAGCAGTGGGTCATTCGGTGCGGGTGCGGTCACGAGTTCTGTGACCAATCCGAGAACTGGAAACTGAGCGCCGTGGTCAATGTACGCGATACACCGGAGGAGATGGCGGAACTCTACCCGGATTTGATGGCGCCGACATCCAGTTGGCAGGTCATCCGCGAGTACTTCTGTCCGGAGTGCGGCACCCTGCACGATGTCGAGGCCCCGACACCCTGGTACCCCGTGATCAAGGATTTCGAACCCGACATCGAGGCTTTCTATCGGGACTGGCTGAAGTTGCAGGTGCCCGAGCGGGCGTAG
- a CDS encoding MarR family winged helix-turn-helix transcriptional regulator, with amino-acid sequence MGFANQPNQSLGFLLHDVQRLLRRNFARRTQHLGLTQAQWQTLAYLARCEGINQAKLAELLDIQPITLTRQIDRLEASNLVERQRDPDDRRAVRLYLTEAATPLLESLWAFAEETREDALAGVSAQTRETLIQTLQEMRRNLSDCDAEARRPFVGKEKSET; translated from the coding sequence TTGGGCTTCGCCAACCAACCGAATCAAAGTCTGGGGTTCCTGTTGCACGACGTGCAGCGGCTGTTGCGTCGTAACTTCGCCCGTCGCACCCAGCATCTCGGCCTGACCCAGGCGCAGTGGCAGACCTTGGCCTACCTAGCGCGCTGCGAGGGCATCAATCAGGCGAAGCTGGCGGAACTCTTGGATATCCAGCCCATCACCCTGACCCGGCAGATCGACCGGCTGGAAGCCTCAAACCTCGTGGAGCGGCAGCGGGATCCGGACGACCGCCGCGCCGTGCGGCTGTACCTGACCGAGGCGGCCACGCCGCTGCTTGAAAGCCTCTGGGCGTTTGCAGAGGAGACCCGGGAAGACGCGCTTGCCGGGGTTTCAGCGCAGACCCGCGAGACCTTGATCCAGACGCTGCAGGAGATGCGCCGCAATCTGAGCGACTGCGACGCCGAGGCACGGAGGCCATTCGTCGGCAAAGAGAAGAGTGAAACGTAA
- a CDS encoding HlyD family secretion protein, with product MTQDTQPQTAPDTEQTGRDGASSSSSARKRRRRWVRPLLLLAGPLAVLVGGIAWYYTGGRYESTTNAYVHADMVAISPEVSGPIAEVKVDENEVVHKGDELFRIEQRPFKLAVARAEAELHSVRQDIRALKATYQEQKENLQLARIRRGFAQRDFDRKNKLSRTNVVSQAKLDEVQNALETARQQVAVSKQAMQATRAQLSGDPDLPVDQMPKVKSAQAALEKAQLDLAHTTVPAPFDGIASNTPEPGQYVGPSASVMSVVATRGVWVDANFKETALTHVAPGQAVDIRVDTYPGRVWHGTVASIAPATGSEFSVLPAQNVTGNWVKVVQRIPVRIAVETPRDAPQLRSGMSTEVEIDTRHRRELPAFARKALAWLGTFPETAMAKTPDQASKAAGGSAGQ from the coding sequence ATGACCCAGGACACGCAGCCCCAGACCGCCCCAGATACCGAACAAACCGGCCGGGACGGGGCCTCATCAAGTTCATCCGCCCGCAAGCGTCGGCGGCGTTGGGTGCGCCCGCTGCTCTTGCTCGCCGGACCGTTGGCCGTCCTGGTCGGCGGCATCGCCTGGTATTACACCGGCGGCCGCTACGAGAGTACCACCAACGCTTATGTGCATGCCGACATGGTCGCGATCAGTCCGGAGGTGAGCGGCCCGATCGCCGAGGTGAAGGTGGACGAGAACGAGGTGGTGCACAAAGGCGATGAGCTGTTCCGCATCGAGCAGCGGCCGTTCAAGCTTGCCGTTGCGCGCGCGGAAGCCGAGCTGCATTCGGTCCGCCAGGATATTCGCGCTCTAAAGGCGACCTATCAGGAGCAAAAGGAAAACCTGCAACTCGCCCGTATCCGGCGTGGGTTCGCCCAGCGCGATTTCGATCGCAAGAACAAGCTTAGCCGAACCAACGTCGTCTCCCAGGCCAAGCTGGACGAGGTGCAGAACGCGCTCGAGACCGCGCGGCAACAGGTGGCTGTTTCGAAGCAGGCCATGCAAGCCACGCGGGCTCAGCTGAGTGGCGACCCGGACTTGCCGGTTGATCAGATGCCGAAGGTCAAATCGGCACAGGCGGCGCTGGAGAAAGCGCAGCTCGACCTTGCGCATACCACCGTCCCCGCGCCGTTCGATGGCATTGCCAGCAACACGCCGGAGCCGGGCCAATACGTCGGGCCGTCGGCATCAGTGATGAGCGTGGTCGCGACCCGCGGCGTGTGGGTCGACGCCAACTTCAAGGAAACGGCGTTGACCCACGTGGCCCCGGGCCAGGCAGTGGACATCCGGGTCGACACCTACCCAGGCCGGGTCTGGCACGGCACGGTTGCCAGCATCGCACCCGCCACCGGGTCGGAGTTCTCGGTGCTTCCGGCCCAGAACGTGACCGGCAACTGGGTGAAGGTGGTGCAGCGGATTCCCGTGCGCATCGCGGTCGAGACCCCGCGGGATGCCCCGCAACTGCGCTCGGGCATGAGCACCGAAGTCGAGATCGACACCCGCCATCGTCGTGAGCTGCCCGCGTTCGCGCGTAAGGCGTTGGCGTGGCTGGGGACGTTCCCCGAGACCGCGATGGCGAAGACGCCGGACCAGGCATCTAAGGCAGCTGGGGGCAGCGCCGGGCAATGA
- a CDS encoding DHA2 family efflux MFS transporter permease subunit codes for MTSAVASGRASEGASSRGLTTVSIMLATVMQALDTTIANVALPHMQGSMSATQEQISWVLTSYIVAAAIMTPPTGYLAARFGRKRLFMVSVAGFTLASMLCGVATSLPQIVAFRLLQGAFGAGLVPLSQAVLLDTYPREQHGSAMAMWGMGVMLGPILGPTLGGYLTEYYNWRWVFFINVPVGALALAGIMAFVSETKTESGRVFDWFGFTLLSISIGALQMLLDRGQSQDWFSSYEIIIETALCGLCFYMFLVHMFTAKHPFLEPGLFKDRNFVIGLCFIFIVGIILLATLALLPPFLQNLLGYPVLTAGLVLAPRGLGSMAAMLLVGRLVKHVDIRLMILFGLSMTALSLFQMTQFNAEVSMTTIVLTGVLQGIGLGFIFVPLSTITFSTLDVRYRTEGTAMFSLMRNIGSSIGISVMTTLLTQNTQLLHAGLVSFLTPFRALMQPSMLPDMWNWHTTAGAAALNKFVTEQASLIAYLDDFRVMMWTVIVVMPLLLLMGSPKQRAAANSVEGLE; via the coding sequence ATGACCAGCGCCGTCGCGTCGGGCCGTGCCTCGGAAGGGGCGTCCTCCCGTGGCCTGACCACTGTATCGATCATGCTGGCGACGGTCATGCAGGCGTTGGACACGACCATCGCCAACGTCGCCTTGCCGCACATGCAAGGCAGCATGTCCGCGACGCAGGAACAGATTTCCTGGGTGCTGACGTCCTACATCGTCGCGGCGGCGATCATGACGCCGCCGACCGGGTATCTGGCGGCACGGTTCGGCCGCAAGCGGTTGTTCATGGTCTCGGTCGCCGGGTTCACCCTGGCATCGATGCTTTGCGGCGTGGCGACCTCGCTGCCGCAGATCGTGGCCTTCCGGCTGCTGCAGGGTGCCTTTGGGGCCGGCTTGGTCCCGCTGTCGCAGGCGGTGCTGCTCGACACCTATCCCCGGGAACAGCACGGCTCCGCCATGGCGATGTGGGGGATGGGCGTGATGCTGGGCCCGATCCTTGGGCCGACTTTGGGTGGCTATCTGACCGAATACTATAACTGGCGCTGGGTTTTCTTCATCAATGTGCCGGTTGGCGCATTGGCGCTGGCCGGGATCATGGCCTTCGTCTCCGAGACCAAGACGGAATCCGGGCGCGTCTTCGATTGGTTCGGCTTCACGCTGTTGAGCATTTCTATCGGCGCGTTGCAGATGCTGCTCGACCGTGGGCAGTCGCAGGATTGGTTCTCGTCGTACGAGATCATCATCGAGACCGCGCTGTGCGGCCTGTGCTTTTACATGTTCCTGGTGCACATGTTCACCGCGAAGCACCCTTTCCTGGAACCAGGCCTGTTCAAGGACCGGAACTTCGTCATCGGCCTGTGCTTCATCTTCATCGTCGGCATTATCCTGCTGGCGACGCTCGCGCTGTTGCCGCCGTTTCTTCAGAACCTGCTGGGGTATCCGGTCCTGACGGCCGGGCTTGTCCTGGCGCCGCGCGGGCTTGGCTCGATGGCGGCGATGCTTCTGGTCGGACGGCTGGTGAAGCATGTCGACATCCGCCTGATGATCTTGTTCGGCCTGAGCATGACGGCGCTGTCGCTCTTCCAGATGACGCAGTTCAACGCCGAGGTCAGCATGACCACGATCGTGCTCACCGGCGTGCTACAAGGGATCGGGCTGGGCTTCATCTTCGTGCCTTTGAGCACGATCACCTTCTCCACCCTGGATGTCCGGTACCGGACCGAGGGGACGGCGATGTTCAGCCTGATGCGCAACATCGGCTCAAGTATCGGCATCTCGGTGATGACGACGCTGCTAACCCAGAACACCCAGTTGCTGCACGCCGGGCTTGTCAGCTTTCTGACGCCCTTCCGCGCCCTCATGCAGCCGTCGATGCTGCCGGACATGTGGAACTGGCACACCACCGCCGGGGCGGCCGCCCTCAACAAGTTCGTGACGGAGCAGGCGAGTCTGATCGCCTACCTGGACGACTTCCGGGTGATGATGTGGACCGTGATCGTGGTGATGCCGCTGCTGTTGCTGATGGGCAGCCCGAAGCAACGCGCGGCGGCCAATAGCGTCGAAGGCCTGGAATAG
- a CDS encoding peptidoglycan -binding protein, which yields MYRMDRTGGSQRSVNIWPGFVDGLASLLLVVVFVLMVFVIAQFFLSAALSGRDEALQQLQERVDELSELLSLERDANADLRLNVAQLSGQLQSSVSKREDLQQQLASLSDRNDRLQQQLQESEQVAEERKQELQQAYQTIDADKDKIQTQLNELATLRSLRDELRNEVTTLENTLAALEQEAEKRQDQIESLQQNLEEQQLTAEERQERIEQLLARLAAARRSSQTQETEISRLQDELAKQRSTAQEMESQLSQTREQLQQAQSLSQDQQARLDMLNSQLASLRRQVARLNAALEAEEARNEAKDVRIANLSERLNEALANKVQELARYRSEFFGRLREVLGDNENIRVVGDRFVFQSEVLFDSGSARLGPDGRQQIRQLADTLNDITQEIPDNIDWILRVDGHTDDRPIQTGRFPSNWELSTARATEVVKFLIGQGIPPDRLAATGFGEYQPIAKDDSPDALRKNRRIEFKLTTK from the coding sequence ATGTACCGCATGGACCGCACCGGCGGCAGTCAGCGGTCGGTCAACATCTGGCCCGGCTTCGTCGATGGTCTGGCCAGCCTGCTGCTGGTCGTCGTGTTCGTCCTGATGGTCTTCGTGATCGCGCAGTTCTTCCTGTCAGCGGCCCTGTCCGGCCGGGACGAGGCGCTGCAGCAGTTGCAGGAGCGGGTCGACGAACTGTCCGAGCTGTTGAGCCTGGAGCGTGACGCCAACGCCGATCTGCGCCTCAACGTCGCCCAGCTGTCCGGACAGTTGCAAAGCTCCGTCTCCAAGCGCGAGGACCTGCAGCAGCAGCTCGCCAGCCTGTCCGACCGCAACGACCGACTGCAACAACAACTCCAAGAGAGCGAACAGGTCGCTGAGGAGCGGAAGCAGGAACTCCAGCAGGCCTATCAAACGATCGACGCCGACAAGGACAAGATTCAGACCCAGCTGAACGAGCTCGCCACCCTCCGCAGCCTGCGCGATGAGCTGCGCAACGAGGTCACGACGCTCGAAAACACCCTCGCCGCCCTTGAGCAGGAGGCCGAGAAGCGCCAGGACCAGATCGAGAGCCTGCAGCAAAACCTGGAAGAGCAGCAGCTGACGGCGGAGGAGCGCCAGGAACGCATCGAGCAGTTGCTCGCCCGCCTTGCCGCCGCGCGACGGTCGTCCCAGACGCAGGAGACCGAGATTTCCCGTCTGCAAGACGAACTGGCAAAGCAACGCAGCACGGCCCAGGAGATGGAAAGCCAGCTCTCCCAGACCCGCGAGCAGCTGCAGCAGGCCCAATCGCTGAGCCAGGACCAGCAGGCGCGTCTCGACATGCTGAACAGTCAGCTCGCTTCCCTGCGTCGCCAGGTTGCCCGGCTGAACGCCGCGCTGGAAGCCGAGGAAGCGCGGAACGAAGCGAAGGATGTCCGGATCGCCAACTTGTCCGAGCGTCTGAACGAAGCGCTGGCGAACAAGGTGCAGGAGCTGGCGCGTTACCGCTCCGAGTTCTTCGGCCGGCTGCGCGAGGTTCTCGGCGACAACGAGAACATCCGGGTGGTGGGCGATCGCTTCGTGTTCCAGTCGGAAGTGCTGTTCGACAGCGGCTCCGCCCGGCTGGGCCCCGACGGCCGGCAGCAGATTCGCCAGCTGGCCGACACGCTGAACGACATTACCCAGGAGATCCCGGACAACATCGACTGGATTCTGCGCGTCGACGGCCACACCGACGACCGCCCGATCCAGACCGGCCGCTTCCCGTCCAACTGGGAGCTTTCCACCGCCCGCGCGACCGAGGTCGTCAAGTTCCTGATCGGCCAGGGCATTCCACCCGACCGCTTGGCTGCCACCGGCTTCGGCGAGTATCAGCCGATCGCCAAGGACGACAGTCCCGACGCCCTGCGCAAGAACCGTCGGATCGAGTTCAAGCTGACGACGAAGTAG
- a CDS encoding flagellar motor protein MotA gives MSQPRRFLIRMLIFLAIVVGAAVMLLPQLKAAFMGNPLFNGLILGVLLLGIIYIFRQVLLLRPEVEWIERFRSESQGQGLPSSLQNERPPRLLSPLANMMGEQRRGRMSLSTLSMRSLLDGISSRINESHEISRYLIGLLIFLGLLGTFWGLLETVNSVAGAISDLSASGQNPAALFGQLKTALQQPLQGMGTAFSSSLFGLAGSLVLGFLELQAGQAHNRFMNELEEWLSSITKLSSGGMGEGAGAGESVPAYIQALLEQTADSLDTLQRTISGGEEDRAQINRNLMQLTERLTTLTDQMRTEQSVLMRVAETQSQLKPILGRIADAGDSEQPAGGMDDATKDHIRNLDVRLERLLSDQSQGRDQVIKEIRNEIRLLARTIAAIAEETDQPQSGGAQGGYGSGGYGGGGYGGYGSER, from the coding sequence ATGAGCCAACCCCGCCGTTTCCTGATCCGGATGCTGATCTTCCTCGCGATCGTCGTGGGGGCCGCCGTCATGCTGCTGCCGCAGCTGAAGGCCGCGTTCATGGGCAACCCGCTGTTCAATGGGTTGATCCTGGGCGTACTGCTGCTCGGCATCATCTACATCTTCCGCCAGGTGCTGCTGCTGCGCCCGGAAGTCGAGTGGATCGAACGTTTCCGCAGCGAAAGCCAGGGGCAAGGCCTGCCCAGCTCGCTGCAGAACGAACGTCCTCCCCGTCTGTTGAGCCCGCTTGCCAACATGATGGGCGAGCAGCGGCGCGGGCGCATGTCGCTCTCGACCCTGTCGATGCGCTCGCTGCTCGACGGCATCAGCAGCCGGATCAACGAAAGCCACGAGATCAGCCGCTACCTGATCGGCCTGCTGATCTTCCTGGGCCTGCTGGGCACGTTCTGGGGACTTTTGGAGACGGTGAACTCCGTCGCGGGCGCGATCAGCGATCTGAGTGCTTCGGGGCAGAACCCGGCGGCCTTGTTCGGGCAACTGAAGACGGCCTTACAGCAGCCCTTACAGGGCATGGGCACGGCCTTCTCCTCCTCGCTGTTCGGCCTCGCCGGCTCGCTGGTGCTGGGCTTCCTCGAACTGCAGGCGGGTCAGGCGCACAACCGCTTCATGAACGAGCTGGAGGAGTGGCTGTCCTCGATCACCAAGCTGTCCAGTGGCGGCATGGGCGAAGGCGCCGGCGCGGGCGAAAGCGTGCCCGCCTATATCCAGGCGCTGTTGGAGCAGACGGCGGATAGCCTAGACACGCTCCAGCGCACGATCTCGGGGGGTGAGGAAGACCGCGCCCAGATCAACCGCAACCTGATGCAGCTGACCGAGCGCCTGACCACCCTGACCGACCAGATGCGCACCGAGCAATCGGTACTGATGCGGGTTGCAGAGACGCAGTCGCAGCTCAAGCCGATCCTGGGCCGGATCGCGGATGCCGGCGACAGCGAACAGCCGGCCGGCGGCATGGACGACGCGACCAAGGACCATATCCGCAACCTGGACGTTCGTCTGGAGCGGCTGCTCAGCGACCAGAGCCAGGGCCGCGATCAGGTGATCAAGGAGATCCGCAACGAGATCCGCCTGCTCGCGCGCACGATCGCCGCGATCGCGGAGGAGACCGATCAGCCCCAGAGCGGCGGCGCGCAAGGCGGCTACGGATCGGGCGGTTACGGCGGCGGCGGTTACGGCGGCTACGGCAGCGAGCGCTAG
- a CDS encoding OmpA family protein, translating into MLLAYVPRSIDARWLSLGALVLCMALSPATPAGAQDGTVYIGGGSNSDTGARGVQGRDNVIVNLDAIGVGRDRTSNDRAPSPTGNAARATPAPSSNQPAVTFGEPFRGPTGTILRYPPQRPPRSELVIDPETLSERRVARETTQPRDPTPARKPAQRRSATPGTKPQMPTRSENATGDAESTTAPETVRPTRKPQAPQPTQQARQAPEDASETASPSRDQSSDGITSVDAGSQATPAPEREAVDNEPATVAESDGDAPAETTEDQGTDAPQTAALPPNDLPDQTRLIFDGESAALSDSAKQSLDQLAAMLADNPQQRIQLKAFAEGTEDTASQARRLSLSRALAVRTYLIDQGIRSTRMDVRALGATAQQGPLGRVDIVPANR; encoded by the coding sequence ATGCTCCTGGCATACGTCCCACGATCGATTGATGCCCGCTGGCTGAGCCTTGGCGCGCTTGTCCTGTGCATGGCGTTGAGCCCGGCCACCCCGGCTGGTGCGCAAGACGGCACCGTCTATATCGGCGGCGGCAGCAACTCCGATACCGGCGCACGCGGCGTGCAAGGCCGCGACAACGTGATCGTCAACCTGGACGCGATCGGCGTCGGGCGCGACCGGACCTCGAACGACAGGGCTCCGTCGCCCACTGGCAATGCCGCTCGGGCAACACCTGCTCCCAGCAGCAACCAGCCAGCCGTGACGTTCGGGGAGCCCTTCCGCGGGCCCACCGGCACGATCCTGCGCTATCCGCCCCAGCGCCCGCCGCGAAGTGAACTGGTCATCGACCCGGAAACGCTCTCCGAGCGGCGCGTGGCGCGGGAGACCACCCAACCCCGCGACCCAACGCCCGCGCGCAAGCCCGCCCAGCGGCGCTCGGCTACCCCAGGCACCAAGCCGCAGATGCCCACGCGTAGCGAGAACGCCACCGGGGACGCCGAGTCCACAACCGCTCCCGAAACCGTGCGACCGACGCGGAAACCGCAAGCGCCGCAACCCACCCAGCAAGCGCGTCAAGCCCCCGAGGACGCCTCGGAAACAGCGTCACCATCGCGCGATCAGTCCTCCGACGGCATCACGTCGGTCGACGCCGGCAGCCAGGCCACACCTGCGCCCGAGCGCGAGGCGGTCGACAACGAACCGGCGACCGTAGCGGAGAGCGACGGCGACGCCCCTGCCGAAACGACCGAAGACCAAGGCACCGACGCGCCCCAAACGGCTGCCCTGCCGCCCAATGACCTGCCAGACCAGACGCGGTTGATATTCGACGGCGAGTCCGCCGCGCTGAGCGACAGCGCCAAGCAGTCGCTGGACCAATTGGCCGCAATGCTGGCGGACAATCCCCAACAGCGCATCCAACTGAAAGCCTTCGCAGAAGGGACCGAAGATACCGCCAGCCAGGCGCGCCGGCTGTCGTTGTCGCGCGCGCTTGCCGTGCGCACCTATCTGATCGATCAGGGCATCCGGTCCACGCGCATGGACGTCCGTGCGCTCGGCGCAACGGCCCAGCAAGGACCGCTGGGTCGGGTCGACATCGTGCCCGCCAACCGGTGA
- a CDS encoding inositol monophosphatase family protein, with product MATRSPVLNIMIRAADKAAKSLKRDFGEVENLQVSKKGPADFVSAADRRAEKTLRQELSKARPEFGLLMEESAEQESRDDQHRRFIVDPLDGTTNFLHGLPHFAISIALEQRGEVIAGVVYDPIKEEMYWAEKGVGAYLNDRRIRVSSRDRLDNALIATGAPFKGKGDRPQFQAELDAVMANTAGIRRFGSAALDLAYVAAGRYEGFWERGLSPWDMAAGLILVREAGGFVGEIEGKAIRVDSPSIIAANAALEVTFQRLLQKAAKQAKTAQKASPDSANGSPGAQS from the coding sequence ATGGCCACCCGTTCGCCCGTTTTGAACATCATGATCCGCGCCGCCGACAAAGCGGCGAAATCGCTGAAGCGCGACTTCGGCGAGGTCGAGAACCTGCAGGTTTCCAAGAAGGGGCCCGCCGATTTCGTCTCCGCCGCCGACCGCCGCGCGGAAAAGACCCTGCGCCAGGAACTCTCCAAGGCACGCCCGGAATTCGGGCTGCTGATGGAGGAATCGGCTGAGCAGGAAAGCCGTGACGACCAGCACCGCCGGTTCATCGTCGACCCGCTCGACGGGACGACGAACTTCCTGCACGGCCTGCCCCACTTCGCCATCTCGATCGCGCTGGAGCAGCGCGGCGAGGTCATCGCAGGCGTGGTCTACGATCCCATCAAGGAAGAGATGTACTGGGCGGAAAAGGGCGTTGGCGCCTATCTGAACGACCGCCGCATCCGCGTCTCCTCCCGCGACCGGCTGGATAATGCCCTGATCGCCACCGGCGCCCCGTTCAAGGGCAAGGGCGACCGTCCGCAATTCCAGGCGGAACTGGACGCGGTGATGGCGAACACCGCCGGCATCCGCCGGTTCGGCTCGGCCGCGCTCGACCTCGCCTACGTCGCCGCCGGACGCTATGAGGGCTTCTGGGAGCGCGGACTGTCGCCCTGGGACATGGCGGCCGGCCTCATCCTGGTACGCGAAGCCGGCGGATTCGTCGGTGAGATCGAGGGCAAGGCGATCCGCGTAGACAGCCCGTCGATTATCGCCGCCAATGCGGCGTTGGAAGTCACCTTCCAGCGCCTGCTGCAGAAAGCGGCGAAACAAGCGAAGACCGCTCAGAAGGCCAGCCCGGATAGCGCCAATGGCAGCCCGGGCGCCCAAAGCTAA